The proteins below are encoded in one region of Helianthus annuus cultivar XRQ/B chromosome 2, HanXRQr2.0-SUNRISE, whole genome shotgun sequence:
- the LOC110923548 gene encoding BRAP2 RING ZnF UBP domain-containing protein 2-like isoform X3 gives MPADVVVLWQEAAEGKVGRCPLICVLGVPNHMTYADFCRFCGSFIHHILEMRVVREIGSRYEWNFDDNVQSLIPLLMYFKVDRFFVPG, from the exons ATGCCGGCAGATGTTGTGGTTTTGTGGCAGGAGGCGGCAGAGGGCAAG GTTGGAAGATGCCCTCTTATTTGTGTACTTGGGGTGCCAAATCACATGACATATGCTGATTTTTGCCGGTTTTGTGGTTCCTTTATTCATCATATATTGGAGATGCGTGTTGTCAG AGAGATTGGATCAAGATATGAGTGGAATTTTGATGACAATGTGCAATCACTCATTCCATTGCTCATGTATTTCAAAGTGGACCGATTCTTCGTGCCCG
- the LOC110923548 gene encoding uncharacterized protein LOC110923548 isoform X2 encodes MPADVVVLWQEAAEGKVGRCPLICVLGVPNHMTYADFCRFCGSFIHHILEMRVVREIGSRYEWNFDDNVQSLIPLLMYFKVDRFFVPGGCNCRFW; translated from the exons ATGCCGGCAGATGTTGTGGTTTTGTGGCAGGAGGCGGCAGAGGGCAAG GTTGGAAGATGCCCTCTTATTTGTGTACTTGGGGTGCCAAATCACATGACATATGCTGATTTTTGCCGGTTTTGTGGTTCCTTTATTCATCATATATTGGAGATGCGTGTTGTCAG AGAGATTGGATCAAGATATGAGTGGAATTTTGATGACAATGTGCAATCACTCATTCCATTGCTCATGTATTTCAAAGTGGACCGATTCTTCGTGCCCG
- the LOC118485960 gene encoding ubiquitin carboxyl-terminal hydrolase 12-like, which translates to MEARSYMKLTLGSIILHLIIQRIQMHLCLCIRESEKAKILCKVDETDMAEHLRIRLKKEEAHLYTNIKVACDGDLHKQIGKHIYFDLVDLDKVRMQNQPSFALFQEEVAKELGVPVQYQRFWRWEKRSNQSYRTVLIS; encoded by the exons ATGGAGGCAAGAAG TTACATGAAGCTAACCTTGGGGTCAATTATACTCCATCTGATTATACAAAGAATTCAAATGCATTTATGCTTGTGTATACGTGAAAGTGAGAAGGCTAAAATACTCTGTAAGGTGGATGAGACGGATATGGCAGAGCACCTTAGA ATAAGATTGAAGAAAGAAGAGGCACATCTGTATACAAACATAAAG GTTGCTTGTGATGGGGATCTTCATAAACAGATTGGGAAACATATATATTTTGATCTAGTGGATCTTGATAAAGTTCGTATGCAAAATCAGCCCTCTTTTGCTCTATTCCAG GAGGAAGTTGCTAAGGAATTGGGTGTACCAGTGCAATATCAGCGATTTTGGCGGTGGGAAAAACGCTCTAATCAATCTTATCGCACT GTGTTGATTAgttaa